From Myxocyprinus asiaticus isolate MX2 ecotype Aquarium Trade chromosome 10, UBuf_Myxa_2, whole genome shotgun sequence, the proteins below share one genomic window:
- the LOC127447101 gene encoding telomere-associated protein RIF1-like isoform X1 — protein sequence MMAAVPLSSACLLPLLECLEDASAGLSEQTDAYITIANRLNGEEGRQFLPVVVKHFARLCKVLLVHISSENEELCQAALQALGFCVFHSHIVSVIPANDSEEILSTLCNVVVQSKEKFTCTRALWVISKQNFPPEVVAKKAPEILKSLEAMQTREVQSILIDHESLNVIIRLLEQAPPQMAAGAVCWAKLVVPLVVHSANKVRLRAAAALELGMPLLLEKQQEVAAIVEPMMSSTLIPEMQKLFASKNETNMLKLWPLFVRLLGKLLHKGGAFINSLLYLEELGFRSSSPNIKKIAFIAWKSLIDNFALNPDILCSSKRLKLLMQPLSSIHVRTEALLLTKLEVWWYLTVKLGPNLAANFEQVGIPLLHSTLPPDSPLQSPATPARTPNSSNGTPNTPKSGIPSCSSLNAAPHMNLNSSMQVAQSYRSIQLLGLEMLLQWLLGPEVTSTAAKENLQLSLEPLTHPLLTSPSTFSRHASTLISAVRDGFIAVGKHASDALYNLIWSNLIGFVSATIEAGNKKERQGSEVLTFLLKALQSILSSDVQPPERALLLLEVTVRGIPQKVLGSAAYQVANMDVLNGTPALFLILLFYNISQLSSFLEDERFFSSLEALVSCGFCGHTSPLAFGEAVLRAVSGSVEAVKNKQQLCRMWSMVVTPLTDTITQTNEVNQGDSLEHNFSAIHSALMFPIIHLMPSSALPQTTQKTMINMWSKLYKAFARCSALVATAEENVCCEELCAKISASLDGDALKSLSMLDAIANILLIIIESMDFSPYTPQFQQKMKSPRTPLSWVRKRSKALGNFSTFHSLLMKTLEAFLALDPSEASAEPTDGLGLTIITILSIIFTNITLPTFIQEVLSTISKPLAQFFKQFSSFDEESKHSAAPGPKLDKLAADLLGCLQMHSTLHNDELLAVLSPLLCVLFPHKSKQIRTVVTHFWNATFGNALTLTYPEALRAVLSQAKQKTPLILPGFEAVDAPDDCSGPYSVHSSESSQLDPQLSGIKVTSVGMRDSLLARAEDLKGRSSVAVTKPVSVKLDFGSPKPLRCEAIEEAASVDFVFIPPETKERVLTEHQKEVKRTKRVDIPALYNNLDASLDTIVFTQYSQSQEESMEKLTTVQIDQLKEEDKVQLKEVATIEDPTTDVKLTQDGTGSDIEIPEKAALNKNQTSEKIQSPSSNVSMNDVSGHEKSGLEETSPNVSSSSDMITGTPPQPNSRRQSFITLEKYVEGKPASPTGVTFTGPFTRKSNRLDALKALQSTPNASLESQPQIIQDNSQKSEKISNTELSTQNEEESMEAKDEIKSTSSHPCEGTDEEEDDLVPDTQTQVSNEVLEIKNPPVAKASETRSMESEKASPEEDSQTLPCSPPTDLNSSQEPRRSGRRRSRPLRPGEDPVELKSELQEKNQVAELKNAQKPTLAPIKSTNSPLAGRSRSKILDEGKAEDDQLKNKGVKGERGQTDSQISSAEFSQALSQEMGMCGKTETESSHKRSPVTRSDSQTKERLSPLSEPESLSAGRPMRKTRKSNANLEGFKDKKEPDEKSQNNSQNAASASKKTFTHTPVSEIEADGQKIGRLRRTRRSAASEVVEMTVSKTNDKPATDEQKGQDLSETDSQTLTVVHSRSLIRKNTEEDKNFSGDVTSTVSMNAEHSQTEDFSGTPDSSQERSRYRTRRLSKGLLASSDNTVSENSDSREDGPKPKKRPRKPQPTEVLLKDPEMVLDKEDVNSRSEVSMETSMSQDGPDPEPTLETSFSDTKELEQKDEEEVPATENVMQEQSQTDTKLRIERDAEENDVTCTSIIQKAEGGEMKPSSQNCPLVTEVSSQGQSRYRTRRLSKGLLASTDNIKSDNSDNREDGPRLKKRPRHPQTTEVLLKDPEMVLDKEDVNARSEDSVETSMSQDGPDPKPSLEISVSDTKDLEQKDEEEVPATENVIEIQEQSQTDTELRMERDAEKKDNVCTSISQKAASEGTKSFSQNSPLVTDDFKVKTEVLHKCPHIRGRGRGRRRSRNCNCFGNRGLFSQDIDSKESQDLNNEPIPLDTNALISQSEQFSPTTASDGNKCTAVVKPDADMQSSSALPDQVLSEVLSSESPITKLGVIVSQLSEAEEGPNQELSKPLDNSNKELVEVQEVRTNELEDLGCGGSQKDQEGEDSSENASVSQELLQSSTPQDTSPSKGHPVEDAPICQEQLESAHVQPEDAVMLAVNENKDLMFPDESKELILSEKSNEAQILDKDAPLVEKEDTQDVLAGVQETSDALKESSVPPQSKVCLDSPPKPKPLDSFSVELEPGQSPSRSRTCVWSPSASPSTSILKKGQKRACDEDTPSPLLKSRRVSFATPIYHQELADDIDRRSPVIHTSSPRSKVLSGQSKYITTPTKGSTLSPRNLRSPGYKSSKKCLISEMSQEPLPIAKDCVFPALVGCSTPVEAVLPQISSNMWPRGFGQLVRARNIKTVGDLSALTPNEIKSLPIRSPKLSNVRKALKTYHEQQRKGRSDELKSFDEMEKMTSEPEEIELSQNNEERTPGEMPEAQDENPSEEAVDLGQMAEERKTNDLLIDVVDLGGRLSSEELSRYSPNQLGLMHEHLSGMMRSIVTQLQSRLLNNLDDSLP from the exons ATGATGGCAGCAGTGCCTTTATCCAGTGCCTGCCTCCTTCCTCTTCTGGAGTGTCTGGAAGATGCTTCAGCTGGGCTGTCTGAGCAGACAGATGCCTACATCACCATAGCAAA CCGTCTCAATGGAGAGGAAGGACGacagtttctgcctgtagttgTAAAGCATTTTGCACGTCTCTGTAAAGTCCTTCTG gttCACATCTCCAGTGAGAATGAAGAGCTGTGTCAAGCTGCACTGCAGGCTCTGGGCTTCTGTGTCTTTCACTCACACATTGTTTCAGTTATCCCAG CAAATGATTCAGAAGAGATCCTTTCTACGCTCTGTAATGTTGTGGTACAATCCAAAGAAAAATTTACGTGCACTCGAGCATTATGGGTTATTTCAAAACAGAATTTCCCTCCAGAGGTGGTGGCCAAAAAG GCCCCAGAGATTCTCAAGAGCCTGGAGGCCATGCAGACCAGAGAAGTTCAGTCCATCCTCATTGATCATGAGTCACTCAATGTTATTATAAG ATTGCTGGAGCAGGCTCCCCCTCAGATGGCTGCTGGAGCCGTGTGCTGGGCCAAGCTGGTTGTTCCTCTGGTGGTTCACTCGGCCAATAAGGTGCGCTTGCGTGCGGCAGCAGCCCTGGAGCTGGGCATGCCTCTTCTTCTGGAGAAACAGCAGGAGGTTGCAGCCATTGTAGAGCCAATGATGTCCTCT ACTCTCATCCCTGAAATGCAGAAGCTGTTCGCTTCGAAAAATGAGACAAATATGCTGAAACTCTGGCCCTTATTTGTGAGGCTTCTGGGGAAG TTGCTCCACAAAGGCGGTGCTTTCATTAACTCCTTGCTATATTTAGAGGAGTTAGGTTTCCGCAGCTCCTCGCCCAATATTAAGAAGATTGCCTTCATTGCTTGGAAAAGCCTCATTGACAACTTTGCCCTTAATCCAG ATATCCTGTGTAGCAGCAAACGGCTGAAGCTTCTCATGCAGCCCCTCAGCTCCATCCACGTCAGGACTGAAGCTCTACTGCTCACTAAGCTGGAGGTGTGGTGGTATCTCACGGTCAAGCTTGGGCCCAACCTGGCTGCTAACTTTGAGCAG GTTGGCATACCACTGCTGCACAGCACACTTCCTCCTGATTCTCCACTGCAGTCCCCAGCTACACCTGCTCGAACCCCTAACTCAAGCAATGGTACACCTAACACCCCTAAATCAG GCATTCCATCTTGTAGCAGTCTGAATGCTGCTCCTCATATGAATCTGAACAGTAGTATGCAGGTAGCTCAGTCCTACCGCTCCATTCAGCTGCTAGGACTAGAGATGCTTCTGCAGTGGCTCTTGGGTCCAGAGGTCACGAGCACTGCTGCTAAAGAAAATCTTCAGCTCAGCCTGG AGCCGCTGACTCACCCACTCCTTACCAGCCCCTCAACCTTCAGCAGACATGCCTCGACCCTCATCTCTGCAGTCAGAGATGGCTTCATCGCTGTGGGAAAACATGCTTCAG ACGCACTTTATAATCTCATTTGGAGCAACTTGATTGGTTTTGTCAGCGCAACAATAGAAGCTG GTAATAAGAAGGAGCGGCAGGGTTCAGAGGTCCTCACCTTTCTCCTAAAGGCCCTACAGTCCATCCTCTCCTCAGATGTGCAGCCTCCTGAGCGTGCGTTG CTTTTGTTGGAAGTCACAGTTAGAGGAATACCTCAGAAGGTGCTTGGTTCCGCAGCCTATCAAGTGGCAAACATGGATGTGTTGAAT GGTACACCAGCACTTTTCCTAATACTGCTTTTCTACAACATTAGCCAGCTCTCATCATTTCTTGAAGATGAGAG ATTTTTCTCAAGCCTTGAAGCCCTTGTAAGTTGTGGGTTCTGTGGACATACATCCCCCCTGGCTTTTGGAGAAGCTGTTTTAAGAGCAGTTAGTGGGAGTGTGGAGGCTGTTAAGAACAAGCAGCAGCTCTGTAGAATGTGGAGTATGGTGGTTACCCCTCTGACTGACACCATCACTCAG ACAAATGAAGTGAATCAAGGAGATTCTTTGGAGCATAATTTCAGTGCCATTCACAGTGCCTTGATGTTCCCAATCATTCACCTGATGCCAAGTTCAGCCCTACCCCAA ACAACCCAGAAAACCATGATCAATATGTGGTCCAAGCTTTATAAGGCTTTTGCCCGCTGCTCGGCTTTGGTAGCCACAGCAGAGGAGAATGTGTGCTGTGAAGAGCTGTGTGCCAAGATCTCTGCCTCTCTTGATGGTGATGCTCTGAAA aGTCTGTCTATGCTAGATGCAATAGCAAATATCTTGCTGATCATCATAGAGAGTATGGACTTCTCTCCTTACACCCCACAGTTCCAGCAGAAGATGAAAT CTCCTCGTACACCCTTGAGTTGGGTACGGAAGAGAAGCAAAGCCCTAGGGAATTTCTCGACCTTCCATTCTCTCCTGATGAAAACTCTAGAAGCATTTCTTGCTTTAGACCCCTCAGAAGCATCTGCAGAGCCCACTGATGGGCTTGGCTTGACAATAATCACCATTTTGTCGATTATTTTCACCAACATCACACTGCCCACATTCATACAAGAGGTGCTCTCAACCATCTCCAAACCACTCGcacaattttttaaacaattctcAAG ttttgatGAAGAGTCAAAGCACAGTGCTGCACCAGGACCCAAG TTAGATAAACTGGCCGCAGACTTGCTTGGCTGTCTGCAGATGCACTCAACTCTCCACAATGATGAGCTGCTTGCTGTGTTGTCGCCCTTGCTTTGTGTGctttttccacacaaaagcaaGCAAATTCGCACTGTGGTCACTCATTTCTGGAATGCCACTTTTGGAAATGCGCTCACCCTGACTTATCCCGAGGCTCTCAG GGCTGTTTTAAGTCAGGCTAAGCAGAAGACTCCATTGATCTTACCTGGATTTGAAGCTGTTGATGCCCCAGATGATTGCAGTGGACCATATTCGGTACATTCA AGTGAGAGTTCACAGCTGGACCCTCAGCTCAGTGGCATAAAGGTGACCTCTGTGGGAATGAGGGATTCTCTTCTGGCTAGGGCAGAAGACCTGAAAGGAAGAAGTTCTGTAGCTGTaacaaagccagtgtct GTGAAGCTGGATTTTGGATCCCCCAAGCCCTTGAGGTGTGAAGCTATTGAGGAGGCGGCATCAgtggattttgtttttattccacCCGAGACAAAGGAGAGAGTGCTGACCGAGCACCAGAAAGAGGTCAAAAGGACTAAAAG GGTTGACATTCCTGCTCTGTACAATAATCTGGATGCCTCCCTGGACACCATAGTCTTTACACAATACTCTCAAAGTCAGGAGGAATCCAT GGAAAAATTGACAACTGTTCAAATAGATCAACTTAAGGAAGAGGATAAGGTTCAGTTGAAG GAGGTTGCCACAATTGAGGATCCAACCACAGATGTTAAATTAACCCAAGATGGCACCGGATCAGACATAGAAATTCCAGAGAAAGCTGCGCTAAATAAAAACCAAACTTCAGAGAAGATACAATCACCATCTAGTAATGTCTCAATGAATGATGTGAGTGGTCATGAGAAAAGTGGGTTAGAGGAGACCAGCCCTAATGTTTCAAGTTCATCAGATATGATAACAGGTACACCACCTCAACCCAACAGCAGGCGTCAGTCTTTCATAACTTTAGAAAAATATGTTGAGGGGAAGCCGGCAAGTCCCACCGGTGTTACATTTACTGGCCCATTCACTCGGAAATCCAATAGACTGGATGCTTTAAAAGCACTGCAGTCCACTCCTAATGCCTCTTTGGAGTCACAACCTCAGATTATACAAGATAACTCTCAGAAATCTGAAAAGATTAGCAACACTGAGCTTTCCACTCAAAATGAGGAAGAAAGCATGGAGGCAAAAGATGAGATTAAATCAACGAGCAGTCATCCTTGTGAAGGCACAGATGAAGAAGAGGATGATTTGGTCCCAGATACCCAGACCCAGGTATCGAACGAAGTGTTGGAAATTAAGAACCCTCCTGTGGCCAAAGCCAGTGAAACAAGATCCATGGAATCTGAAAAAGCCTCTCCTGAAGAAGATTCACAGACTCTTCCCTGTTCTCCTCCAACTGATCTGAACTCTAGTCAAGAACCAAGAAGGTCAGGCAGACGTCGAAGTAGACCTCTTCGCCCAGGTGAGGATCCAGTGGAGCTGAAAAGCGAATTGCAAGAGAAAAATCAGGTTGCTGAGCTGAAAAATGCTCAGAAGCCCACACTAGCTCCCATTAAATCAACAAATAGCCCTTTGGCTGGAAGAAGTAGAAGTAAGATTCTTGATGAGGGTAAAGCTGAAGATGACCAGCTAAAGAATAAAGGAGTGAAAGGAGAGCGTGGCCAAACTGATTCACAGATTTCCTCCGCAGAGTTTTCACAGGCACTTTCACAGGAAATGGGTATGTGTGGCAAAACAGAAACTGAGTCCTCTCATAAGAGGTCTCCTGTAACTCGATCTGATAGCCAAACTAAAGAGAGACTGTCACCTCTCAGTGAGCCTGAGAGTTTGTCAGCAGGTAGACCTATGAGGAAGACTAGAAAGAGCAATGCCAATCTTGAGGGATTTAAAGACAAGAAAGAGCCAGATGAAAAATCCCAAAATAATTCTCAAAATGCTGCCTCCGCTTcaaaaaagacatttacacatACACCTGTTTCAGAGATAGAGGCTGATGGCCAGAAAATTGGCAGGCTACGAAGAACAAGGAGATCTGCTGCATCAGAAGTGGTGGAAATGACTGTTTCAAAGACCAATGATAAGCCAGCAACTGATGAACAAAAAGGGCAAGATTTAAGTGAGACAGACTCCCAAACACTAACAGTGGTACATAGCAGATCTTTAATACGTAAAAACACAGAGGAAGATAAAAACTTTAGTGGAGATGTCACTTCAACTGTTTCCATGAATGCCGAGCATTCACAGACTGAGGACTTTAGTGGGACACCAGATTCTTCTCAAGAACGTAGTAGATATAGAACTCGAAGATTGTCTAAAGGTTTGCTGGCCTCTAGTGACAATACAGTGTCTGAGAACTCTGATAGCAGAGAAGATGGGCCAAAGCCGAAAAAGAGACCACGGAAACCTCAACCCACAGAGGTGTTACTCAAAGACCCTGAAATGGTGCTGGATAAGGAGGATGTTAATTCTCGCTCAGAAGTTTCAATGGAGACCTCTATGTCACAGGATGGGCCAGATCCTGAACCTACTTTGGAAACTTCGTTCAGTGACACCAAAGAACTTGAACAAAAGGACGAAGAAGAGGTCCCTGCAACTGAGAATGTAATGCAAGAACAGAGTCAAACTGACACCAAGCTAAGGATTGAAAGGGATGCAGAAGAAAACGATGTGACCTGTACATCTATAATTCAGAAGGCTGAGGGTGGAGAAATGAAGCCGTCTTCACAGAACTGCCCATTGGTTACTGAAGTTTCCTCTCAAGGACAGAGTAGATACAGAACTCGAAGATTGTCTAAAGGTTTGCTGGCCTCTACTGACAATATAAAGTCTGACAACTCTGATAACAGAGAAGATGGGCCAAGACTGAAAAAGAGGCCACGGCATCCTCAAACCACAGAGGTGTTACTCAAAGACCCTGAGATGGTGCTGGATAAGGAGGATGTTAATGCTCGCTCAGAAGATTCTGTGGAGACCTCTATGTCACAGGATGGGCCAGATCCTAAACCTTCTTTGGAAATTTCAGTCAGTGACACCAAAGATCTTGAACAAAAAGACGAAGAAGAGGTCCCTGCAACTGAGAATGTAATAGAGATACAAGAACAGAGTCAAACTGACACTGAATTAAGAATGGAAAGGGATGCTGAGAAAAAGGATAATGTCTGTACGTCTATAAGTCAGAAGGCTGCGAGTGAAGGAACAAAATCGTTTTCGCAGAACAGCCCATTGGTAACTGATGATTTCAAGGTGAAGACCGAAGTTTTGCATAAATGCCCACATATCAGGGGGCGGGGCCGTGGACGTAGACGATCAAGAAACTGTAACTGCTTTGGCAATCGTGGCTTGTTTTCACAGGATATTGACTCAAAGGAATCGCAGGATCTGAACAATGAACCGATTCCTCTTGATACTAACGCCCTGATTTCCCAATCGGAGCAATTCAGTCCTACAACTGCATCAGATGGAAACAAATGCACAGCAGTTGTTAAACCAGATGCTGACATGCAGTCATCTTCAGCCTTACCTGATCAAGTCCTATCTGAGGTTTTGTCTTCTGAAAGTCCTATTACAAAGCTTGGTGTTATTGTTTCTCAGCTGTCTGAAGCAGAGGAAGGACCAAACCAAGAATTATCAAAACCATTGGATAACTCAAACAAAGAGCTTGTTGAAGTCCAGGAAGTAAGGACAAATGAATTGGAGGATTTAGGGTGTGGAGGCAGTCAAAAGGACCAAGAGGGAGAGGATAGTTCAGAAAATGCATCAGTAAGTCAGGAACTACTCCAGAGTTCAACACCTCAAGACACATCTCCAAGCAAAGGTCATCCAGTGGAAGATGCACCTATATGCCAAGAGCAACTAGAGTCTGCCCATGTCCAGCCTGAGGATGCAGTTATGCTTGCAGTGAATGAAAATAAAGACCTCATGTTTCCTGATGAAAGTAAGGAGCTCATATTGTCAGAAAAGTCAAATGAAGCACAGATACTTGACAAAGATGCTCCTCTTGTTGAGAAAGAAGACACCCAGGATGTTCTTGCTGGTGTACAAGAAACTTCTGATGCTCTCAAAGAGTCATCTGTGCCTCCACAGAGTAAAGTCTGCTTAGACTCTccacccaaacctaaacctttaGACTCTTTCAGTGTTGAGCTGGAGCCTGGCCAGAGCCCGAGCAGAAGTAGAACTTGTGTATGGTCACCATCTGCCTCTCCATCTACCAGCATTTTAAAGAAAGGACAAAAGAGAGCTTGTGATGAGGATACTCCCTCTCCCCTTCTTAAG TCTCGTCGAGTGTCCTTCGCAACTCCAATTTACCATCAAGAATTAGCTGATGACATTGATCGACGTAGTCCTGTTATTCACACCAGCTCACCTAGGTCAAAAGTCTTGAGTGGACAGTCAAAG TACATCACTACACCTACGAAAGGTTCAACTCTAAGCCCACGTAACCTCCGTAGCCCTGGATATAAAAGTTCTAAAAAATGCCTg ATTTCAGAGATGAGCCAGGAACCACTGCCTATTGCCAAGGATTGTGTTTTTCCAGCACTTGTTGGCTGCTCCACTCCTGTAGAGGCTGTTTTACCACAGATATCTTCTAACATGTG GCCTCGTGGCTTTGGTCAACTTGTTCGAGCCAGGAACATAAAAACAGTTGGAGACCTGAGTGCCCTTACCCCTAATGAAATAAAGTCACTTCCTATCCGTTCACCTAAGCTGTCCAATGTGAGGAAAGCACTTAAAACCTATCATGAACAACAG AGGAAAGGGCGTTCTGATGAGCTGAAGAGTTTTGACGAAATGGAAAAAATGACATCGGAGCCTGAAGAGATTGAGCTTTCTCAAAACAACGAGGAGCGAACACCAGGAGAAATGCCTGAGGCTCAag ATGAAAACCCATCAGAAGAGGCAGTAGATTTAGGACAGATGGCTGAGGAGAGGAAAACTAATGATTTGCTAATAGATGTTGTAGACCTTGGTGGACGCCTTTCTTCAGAAGAACTTAGTCGCTATTCACCGAACCAGTTGGGCCTGATGCACGAGCATCTGAGTGGAATGATGAGGAGCATTGTGACCCAGCTTCAGTCACGCCTGTTAAATAATCTTGACGATAGCTTGCCATGA